Proteins encoded together in one Thermoplasmatales archaeon BRNA1 window:
- a CDS encoding hydrogenase expression/formation protein HypE, whose protein sequence is MNDGAGGELMQEFISKHITSHFPKMTAEVPLDSLDDSAVVDDVVFTIDGHTVQPLFFPGGDIGRIAVSGTINDISVMGAKPIGLASSVILEEGLDSDTVDKVMASMGKTAGDAGVPIVTGDTKVMGAGEIDKMVITTSAIGKRWDALDHDMEVANSYRKVDSRWCADSNTRPGDVIIVSGYVGDHGVSLLSFREGYGFESDVKSDVQPLNKMIERGLRVGGIVAMKDPTRGGLANTLNEWADKSKCQLDINEADIPLRDGVVSACELLGIEPLNIGNEGKCVISVVPEMAEEVLKAIRATPEGKDAAIIGRASEGPSRVVLKTEVGGRRILEPPSGDPVPRIC, encoded by the coding sequence ATGAACGACGGTGCCGGAGGGGAGCTCATGCAGGAGTTCATCTCCAAGCACATTACCTCTCATTTCCCGAAGATGACCGCCGAGGTCCCCCTGGATTCCCTCGACGACTCCGCGGTCGTGGACGACGTCGTCTTCACCATCGACGGACACACCGTGCAGCCCCTGTTCTTCCCCGGAGGGGACATCGGACGCATCGCGGTCTCCGGAACCATCAACGACATCTCGGTCATGGGCGCCAAGCCCATCGGACTCGCATCCTCCGTCATCCTCGAGGAGGGACTCGATTCCGACACTGTGGACAAGGTCATGGCTTCCATGGGCAAGACCGCGGGGGACGCGGGAGTGCCCATCGTCACCGGAGATACCAAGGTCATGGGTGCCGGCGAGATCGACAAGATGGTCATCACCACCTCCGCCATCGGGAAGAGATGGGATGCTCTCGACCACGACATGGAGGTCGCAAACTCCTACCGCAAGGTCGACAGCAGATGGTGCGCCGACTCCAACACCCGCCCCGGCGACGTGATCATCGTCTCCGGATACGTGGGGGACCACGGGGTGTCCCTGCTCTCCTTCCGCGAGGGATACGGATTCGAGTCCGACGTCAAGTCGGACGTCCAGCCCCTCAACAAGATGATCGAGAGGGGACTCCGCGTCGGAGGCATCGTCGCGATGAAGGACCCCACCCGCGGAGGCCTCGCAAACACCCTCAACGAGTGGGCTGACAAATCGAAGTGCCAGCTCGACATAAACGAGGCGGATATACCTCTCCGCGACGGAGTGGTCTCCGCCTGTGAGCTGCTCGGGATCGAGCCCCTCAACATCGGAAACGAGGGCAAGTGCGTGATCTCCGTCGTCCCAGAGATGGCGGAGGAGGTGCTCAAGGCCATCCGCGCCACCCCCGAGGGAAAGGACGCCGCCATCATCGGAAGGGCATCCGAGGGACCGTCCCGCGTCGTCCTCAAGACCGAGGTAGGCGGCAGGAGGATACTCGAACCCCCGTCCGGCGACCCCGTCCCCAGGATCTGCTAA